The following DNA comes from Anaerostipes rhamnosivorans.
TGCTTCTTCTTAAAATCGCTTTGATCCTTGCTTTGACTTCCAAGATGTTAAACGGCTTGGTTACATAGTCATCAGCACCGTACTCCAGTCCCAGGATCTTATCCATGTCATCACCCTTTGCTGTCAGCATGATGATCGGTACGGTTGAAAATTCCCTGATCGCCTGGCACACTTCATATCCGGTGAGCTTCGGGAGCATAACATCCAGGAGAATGATATCGTATTGGTTTCCCTTTGCCAGTTCCAGAGCTTCCTCTCCGTCATAGGCGCAGTCCACCTCCATCTCATCCTGCTCAAGGCTGAACTTGATCCCTTTTACTATCAATTTTTCGTCATCAACAACCAGTACCTTTTTCATATTTTCACCTCAAACTAAACTGTTATCATGTCCTTGATCTTACTGTAGATCCCCTGTTTGATTCCACGGATCTTCATAATATCCTCTGGTTTTGCAAAGCTTCCGTTCTCTTCCCTATAGGAAATGATATCAGAAGCCTTAGCTTCTCCGATGCCCGAAAGCTTCATCAGCTCTTCCTTGGATGCAGTGTTTAAATTCACTCTGTCATCTGATGAAGAGCCCTTCTCTGAGGAACCCTTCTGCTGCTTTTGGGCTTCCTTTCGTGAGGGAACATAAATCTGCTGCCCGTCCTTCACATGTTCTGCCTGATTGACATCTTCCTTAGAAGCACTCTTTGTAAATCCTCCCGCCGCAGCTATGGCTGAAACGATTCTTGCATCTTCTACGAGTTCATAGACCCCCGGCTTTTTGACACTGCCGCAGACATAGACACAGATCTTATCCTCTTTTTGTGTGTCGGCAGCTTTCTGGACCTCTGATCCCTTTTCCACCTGCACTCCGGACTTTTCTGTGCACCCTGCCGTACAGGCTGCAAAAAACAAAACGGCGGCCATACATATACTTTTTGCTTTGAACATTAAGGATCCTCCTTAGCTGAACAAAGCGTCATCTATCCAAGTGTAAAATCTCTATTGCTATTGTAACTAATCTACCTCATTTTTACAAGGACATCTTTCAGGATAAGTTTAAGATTTCCATTTGAAAATAAGGATGCCCCCTACAAACAAAACAACTCCCAAAAGCTTCATCCACTGAAACCCTGTTTTTTCGACGCCAAACAGCCCAAAAACCTCAATCAGATAGGAAACGATCAGCTGCGCAGCCACAATGAGCATGGCAGATTTTGCCGGCCCCAGCATGCCGATGCTTTTGATGACCGTAAAGGTGATCCCGGCTCCCATGATACCACCGAGAAGCACATATTTCGGTGATACCTTCGCAAGGCTTAAAAAGCTTGTACCTCTCTCCGCAAAGAGCCAGACTGCGAGACAGGTGAGAAGACCTGTAAATTGTACAAAGGAACTGGCGGTCCACAACCCGGTCTGTTTGGAAACTTCCGTGTTAAATACCCCCTGAATGCTCATGAGGGCTCCTGATACTAACGCTATTATAAATCCAATCATAAAAAAACCTCCAAAGATTTGTTATCCATAGTTTGTCCTTGGAGGTTTTTGTTTATTCATTTAAAACGATGCTCTGAGCCTTTCCGCCATCAGATCCACATGTTCATTTTCGATCACAAGCGGCGGGACAAACCTTAAAACATTATTTCCTGCCGAGATAAGGATCAGGCCGTTTGACAGGGCTTTCGTTACGATTTCTCCGACCGGCTTCTCCGGCGAAAACTCCAGTCCCTGCATCAATCCTTTACCGCGATGGGCAGTGATAAAATCAAATTCTTCTTTTAAGCCCTCAAGCTTTTCCCATAAGTAACTGCCGATCTCCTGTACATGGGATACCAAATCAAGGCTTTCAAACTGTTCAAAGACAGCGTTGACTGCCGCGCCTGCCAGAGGATTTCCTCCGTAGGTGGTTCCATGGTCTCCCGGCACAAGAATGCCGTCCGCCTTTTCTCCTACCACAAATGCGCCCACCGGAACCCCGCATCCCAGCGCTTTTGCAAGAGTCAGCACGTCAGGTTTCACACCGTAGAGATCATGTGCAAACATAGAACCACAGCGGCCCATACCACACTGAATTTCATCAAAGATCAACAGAAGATCTTTTTCATCACAAAGCTTCCGAAGACCCTTTAAAAACTCGGGATCAGCCGGATAAATACCGCCCTCGCCCTGGACCACCTCGCAGATGATGCCGCAGGTTCTGTCCGTTATTTTTGATGCCACATCTTCCAGATTGTTAAATTCCGCAAACACTGCCCGGAATTCTTTCGGCACAAACCCTTCCTGGTACTTTTCATTTCCTGTCACGGACAGTGCCCCCTGGCTTCTTCCATGAAAAGACTGATTCATAGCGATAAATTCATACTCCTTATTGGGATCCTTTCGATAACCGTATTTTCTGGCAACCTTCAAGGCGCCTTCAATCGCTTCGGTACCACTGTTGGTGAAAAATACTTTTTTCATCTTGGAGGCTTCTACGATCTTTTTTGCCGCTTCTATGGACGGAACATTATAATAAAGATTGGAAGTATGGATCAGTTTGTCGATCTGAGTTTTGAGCGCATCGTTGTATGGTTTGTTTCCATAGCCCAGGGCAAAGACCGCGATCCCTGCACCGAAATCCAGATATTCTTTTCCATCAGTATCATAAAGGCAGACTCCTTCCCCGTGATCCAGGACCACCGGAAAACGGTTGTAGGTTTTTAATATGTATGCTTCGCCTTCTTCTATAAAATGATTCATAATTTCCTCCTAAAAAATCGGATCTTTCAGGATCGCTGTTCCGATACCTTTTTGTGTCAGGAACTCAAGCAGCAGACAGTGGTCCAGGCGTCCGTCCAGGATATGGACTCTGGCAACACCGTTCTCGATGGCCTCAATACAGTTTTTAAGCTTCGGAAGCATACCGCCGCCCACAACCCCTTTGTCCACAAACTCGTGTGCCTGGGTCAGATCCATCTCAGAGATCAGGGTACTCTTATCCTCCGGATCAATAAAGACTCCTTCAATATCAGTCAAGAAAACAAGCTTTTCTGCGTTCAGCGCAGACGCGATCGCACAGGCTGTGTCATCAGCATTGATATTGTAACCAGCATACTCTTCTCCCAGTCCGATTGGGGAGATGACCGGGACAAAATCGTCTTCGATCAGAGCTTCCAGAAGGTCCGTGTTGACCTCTTTTACTTTACCCACATATCCCAGATCTTTCCCCGGGACCTCCTTCTTTTCTACCTTCATCATTTCCGCATCTTTACCGGAAAGTCCAACAGCCTTGATCCCCTGCTGCGCCATCATAGCAACCAGCTCCTGATTCACTTTAAACAGAACCATCTCAGCGATTTCCATAGTCTCCTTATCTGTGACACGCAGACCGTTATAAAACTCCGGTTCTTTGCCGGAAAGCTTCACCCATTTGCTGATCTCTTTTCCTCCGCCGTGTACGATAATCGGTTTCATACCGATCAGTTTCAAAAGCGCCACGTCACGGATTACATTTTTCTGCAGGTCTGAATCCAGCATGGCACTCCCGCCGTATTTGACCACCACGTATTTTCCGCTGAAATAACGGATGTACGGCAAAGCCTCTATTAATATCTCTGCCTTCAGTGATTCTTCCTCTAATAATTTTTCGTCCATGATTCCTCTCCTTAACTTCTGTAATCTGCGTTGATTGATACATATTCATGGGTCAGGTCACATCCCCATGCAGTTGCCTGTTCTTCTCCGTTATGAATATCGATAATGGCTTTCACCTCATCTTCCGATAAGATCAAGGTCGCCTTTTCCTCTGAATAATCTGTTGCAACTCCATCCTTTACGATGGCAAGACTTCCGCTTTTGCTCTCTAATGAAATATCAACTTTTAAAGGGTCAAAGGAAGCGCCGGAATAACCCATAGCGCATAGGATTCTTCCCCAGTTTGCGTCCTTTCCATAGATGGCCGCCTTTGTAAGACTTGAAGTGACCACGGATTTGCTCAGTGTCTTGGCACAGTCTTTGTTGGGCGCATGGTGCACCTGGACTTCAAACAGCTTGGTGCAGCCTTCCCCGTCCCCGGCTATTTTCTTTGCCAGCTCCCGGTTTACATAGAAAAGCGCTTCTTTGAATGTCTCATAGTCTTCATTCTGTTCTGTAATTTTAGGATTCCCAGCCATACCGTTTGCCAGAACAAATACCGTATCGTTGGTAGAAGTATCTCCATCCACAGAAATCATATTAAAAGTATCCTCAATCAGCTCTCTTTGAAGCTTTAAGAGCAGATCCTTGTCGATGGAAACATCGGTTGTGATAAACCCAAGCATAGTCCCCATATTGGGATGAATCATCCCGGAACCCTTGCAGATGCCGCCCACGGTCACTTCTGTTCCAGAAATTATAATGTTGACAGCGGCCTCTTTGGTCTTTGTATCTGTGGTCAGAATCGCCGCCGCTGCGTCTTTACTGCTCTGGCGGTCATGTTTTAGTTCAGGTACCAGAAGCTTTACTCCTGTCTCTATCACATCCATTGGCAGCTGCTGCCCAATGACACCGGTAGATCCAACTAGAACCTCTTCTTTTGTAATTCCAAGCTCCTCTGCTGCCAATTCCGCGGTTTTTACCGTATTCTCATAGCCCTTTTCTCCGGTACATGCATTGGCGATCCCTGTGTTTACGACCACTGCCCGGACTGTTTTCTGCTCGTTTACCAGTTTCTGTCCCCAAAGTACCGGGGCCGCCTTTACGATATTTCTTGTGAAGGTCCCGGCTGCCGCCGCCGGTGTCTCACTTAAGATCATTGCCATGTCTTTGTTGGTCTTTCCAGGTTTCATTCCGGCCCGAAGTCCTGCTGCCAGAAAGCCTTTTGGGGCTGTCACGCCTCCGTCTAATATCTTCATCATTTCCTCCTTTATGTGATCCTACGGAAACATCGGGACAAGTTCTAGTCCCTCTGTCTCAGGCAGTCCGAACATCAGGTTCATATTCTGTACCGCCTGGCCTGCTGCCCCTTTTACCAGATTGTCCATGGCCCCCATCATAATGATACGCCCTGTCCTCTGGTCGATCTTAAAATTAAGATCCACATAGTTGCTCCCTTCCACCCATCTGGTCTCCGGGCATACATTTTCCGGAAGCACTCTCACAAACTTTTCTTTCTTATAATAAGAATCATAGATGCTCTTCACCTTCTCATAGGTAACGTCCTCTTTCAGAGAAGCATAGGCGCTCACCAGGATTCCTCGGTTCATAGGAACCAGATGCGGCGTAAAATTAAGCACCACCTGCTGTTCGGATGCATACCCAAGCTGGTCTTCGATCTCCGGCGTATGCCTGTGGGATGCCACCCCGTAAGCTTTGATATTTTCATTGACTTCACAGTACAGATTATTCACCTTGGCTCCTCTGCCTGCCCCTGAAGTTCCTGATTTGGCATCAATGATAATGGTGTCCATGTCGATCAGACCTTCCTTTGCCATCGGATAAATGGAGAGGATGGAACAGGTCGGATAACATCCCGGGTTGGCGATCAATCTTGCTTTCTTTACATCCTCTCTATTTATCTCGCAGAGACCGTAGACAGCCTCTTTGATAAAATCTCTGCTCGGGTGTTTGATCCCATACCACTCTTCATATCGGTCTGCATCCTTGATCCTGAAGTCTGCGCTTAAATCTATGATCTTTGTCTTTGAGAGGACCTCCTCTGACACAAGAGAGCTACACAGTCCCTGAGGAGTTGCTGTGAAAATCACATCCGCTTTCTCGGCCAATTCCTCCATGTTGTCATCCATACAGTCCGCATCCACGATCTCAAACATATTATGGAAGACATCGTAATACTTCTGATCTATGTAGCTTCTGGAACCATACCAGACAATCTCTGCGTCCTTATGCTGCATCAGCAGACGGACCAGTTCCTGCCCTGCATAGCCCGTAGATCCTATAATTCCTGCTTTTATCATAATATTCTCCTCTTTTCCTGCATTTACGAATTGTTTATAATTATACAACTCTGTTATGTAATATGCAACACCTTTTTTACTGATAAACCTGAGTTTTTAATTCTTTTGTCGGAAACTTATCATTGCATATTTATACATTTATACTTGAATATATTCATTTATTTTGAAATTTTATGCACTTTATTTTGAAAAAGCCCTTGCATCTTCTTCCGTTATCCCGTATATTATTGAATAGAACACAGACGAAGATCTGATGGTACGAACTATATGAGGAGGAACAAACATGAAAGAAAAAGTTGTATTGGCATACTCCGGCGGACTGGACACCACCGCGATTATCCCTTGGTTAAAAGAAAATTATGATTATGAAGTCATCTGCTGCTGTGTGGATGTGGGACAGGGAAATGAATTAGACGGCCTGGAAGAACGCGCGAAACTCTCCGGAGCCACAAAATTATATATTGAAGATGTCGTTGACGAGTTCGTGGATGACTATGTGATCCCGACGGTAAAAGCCGACGCAGTTTATGAGAACAAATATTTGCTCGGTACCTCTTTTGCCCGCCCGGTTATCGCAAAAAAACTGGTTGAAATCGCTAGAAAAGAAGGCGCAGTCGCTATCTGCCACGGTGCCACAGGTAAAGGTAATGATCAGATCCGTTTTGAGTTATCCATCATGGCACTGGCTCCGGATATTAAGATCATCGCTCCATGGCGTGAGCTGGATACATGGAAAATGGATTCCCGCGAAGATGAGATCCAGTACTGCAAAGATCACGGCATTGACCTTCCGTTTTCCGCTGAAAACAGCTACAGCCGTGACCGTAACTTATGGCACATCAGCCATGAAGGATTGGAATTAGAAGATCCGGCTGTGGAGCCTGATTACAATCACTTATTAGTTTTAGGAAACTCACCAGAGCAGGCTCCGGAAGAGGGAGAATACGTGACCATCGCCTTTGAATCCGGTGCACCGGTTGCAGTAAACGGCGAGAAGATGAAGGCATCTGACATTATCCGCAAGTTAAATGAACTGGGCGGCAAACATGGCATCGGCATCATCGACATTGTGGAAAACCGTGTGGTTGGAATGAAATCCCGCGGTGTCTATGAGACTCCGGGAGGAACCATTTTAATGGAGGCTCACCAGCAGTTGGAAGAATTAGTCTTAGACCGTGACACCATGGCATTCAAGAAGATCGTTGCAGGCAAATTCGCTGATCTCGTCTATGAAGGCAAATGGTTCTGCCCATTAAGAGAAGGATTACAGTCATTCATCGAGACCGTCGATAAGGACGTAACCGGAGAAGTAAAGTTTAAGCTTTACAAGGGCAATATCATCAAGGCAGGTACCACCTCTCCTCATACACTTTACAGTGAATCTCTGGCAAGCTTCACAACAGGAGATTTATATGACCATCATGACGCTGAAGGATTTATCCGTCTGTTCGGCCTATCTATGAAGGTAAGAGCTTTAAAAGACCAGGGACTCGCAGACTAATCTGCACATCTGATTAAACTACATAAAAAAGAAGACGCGTCTTGAATCATTTTAAAACTGATTTAAGATGCGTCTTCTTTTTTACATTTATCACTTGTCTGTCACATTCCCGTTGCCGTTCACCGGGATTGCTTTTCCCAGATATTTTGGTTTCGGCTTTAGAAGCGTATATCCGAAGTCCTTGACCCTTGCTATGGCTTCTCTGAACTTTCTGGCTTTGTC
Coding sequences within:
- the argJ gene encoding bifunctional ornithine acetyltransferase/N-acetylglutamate synthase, producing MKILDGGVTAPKGFLAAGLRAGMKPGKTNKDMAMILSETPAAAAGTFTRNIVKAAPVLWGQKLVNEQKTVRAVVVNTGIANACTGEKGYENTVKTAELAAEELGITKEEVLVGSTGVIGQQLPMDVIETGVKLLVPELKHDRQSSKDAAAAILTTDTKTKEAAVNIIISGTEVTVGGICKGSGMIHPNMGTMLGFITTDVSIDKDLLLKLQRELIEDTFNMISVDGDTSTNDTVFVLANGMAGNPKITEQNEDYETFKEALFYVNRELAKKIAGDGEGCTKLFEVQVHHAPNKDCAKTLSKSVVTSSLTKAAIYGKDANWGRILCAMGYSGASFDPLKVDISLESKSGSLAIVKDGVATDYSEEKATLILSEDEVKAIIDIHNGEEQATAWGCDLTHEYVSINADYRS
- a CDS encoding DMT family transporter, which translates into the protein MIGFIIALVSGALMSIQGVFNTEVSKQTGLWTASSFVQFTGLLTCLAVWLFAERGTSFLSLAKVSPKYVLLGGIMGAGITFTVIKSIGMLGPAKSAMLIVAAQLIVSYLIEVFGLFGVEKTGFQWMKLLGVVLFVGGILIFKWKS
- the argC gene encoding N-acetyl-gamma-glutamyl-phosphate reductase, translating into MIKAGIIGSTGYAGQELVRLLMQHKDAEIVWYGSRSYIDQKYYDVFHNMFEIVDADCMDDNMEELAEKADVIFTATPQGLCSSLVSEEVLSKTKIIDLSADFRIKDADRYEEWYGIKHPSRDFIKEAVYGLCEINREDVKKARLIANPGCYPTCSILSIYPMAKEGLIDMDTIIIDAKSGTSGAGRGAKVNNLYCEVNENIKAYGVASHRHTPEIEDQLGYASEQQVVLNFTPHLVPMNRGILVSAYASLKEDVTYEKVKSIYDSYYKKEKFVRVLPENVCPETRWVEGSNYVDLNFKIDQRTGRIIMMGAMDNLVKGAAGQAVQNMNLMFGLPETEGLELVPMFP
- a CDS encoding response regulator transcription factor, with translation MKKVLVVDDEKLIVKGIKFSLEQDEMEVDCAYDGEEALELAKGNQYDIILLDVMLPKLTGYEVCQAIREFSTVPIIMLTAKGDDMDKILGLEYGADDYVTKPFNILEVKARIKAILRRSISHAVPAETPRVIESRGLKIDCDSRRVHINGKEVNLTAKEFDLLELLVFHPNKVYSREDLLNTVWGYDYPGDARTVDVHIRRLREKIEVNPGVPDYVHTKWGVGYYFQA
- a CDS encoding helix-hairpin-helix domain-containing protein; translation: MFKAKSICMAAVLFFAACTAGCTEKSGVQVEKGSEVQKAADTQKEDKICVYVCGSVKKPGVYELVEDARIVSAIAAAGGFTKSASKEDVNQAEHVKDGQQIYVPSRKEAQKQQKGSSEKGSSSDDRVNLNTASKEELMKLSGIGEAKASDIISYREENGSFAKPEDIMKIRGIKQGIYSKIKDMITV
- a CDS encoding aspartate aminotransferase family protein, producing MNHFIEEGEAYILKTYNRFPVVLDHGEGVCLYDTDGKEYLDFGAGIAVFALGYGNKPYNDALKTQIDKLIHTSNLYYNVPSIEAAKKIVEASKMKKVFFTNSGTEAIEGALKVARKYGYRKDPNKEYEFIAMNQSFHGRSQGALSVTGNEKYQEGFVPKEFRAVFAEFNNLEDVASKITDRTCGIICEVVQGEGGIYPADPEFLKGLRKLCDEKDLLLIFDEIQCGMGRCGSMFAHDLYGVKPDVLTLAKALGCGVPVGAFVVGEKADGILVPGDHGTTYGGNPLAGAAVNAVFEQFESLDLVSHVQEIGSYLWEKLEGLKEEFDFITAHRGKGLMQGLEFSPEKPVGEIVTKALSNGLILISAGNNVLRFVPPLVIENEHVDLMAERLRASF
- the argB gene encoding acetylglutamate kinase, coding for MDEKLLEEESLKAEILIEALPYIRYFSGKYVVVKYGGSAMLDSDLQKNVIRDVALLKLIGMKPIIVHGGGKEISKWVKLSGKEPEFYNGLRVTDKETMEIAEMVLFKVNQELVAMMAQQGIKAVGLSGKDAEMMKVEKKEVPGKDLGYVGKVKEVNTDLLEALIEDDFVPVISPIGLGEEYAGYNINADDTACAIASALNAEKLVFLTDIEGVFIDPEDKSTLISEMDLTQAHEFVDKGVVGGGMLPKLKNCIEAIENGVARVHILDGRLDHCLLLEFLTQKGIGTAILKDPIF
- a CDS encoding argininosuccinate synthase, with amino-acid sequence MKEKVVLAYSGGLDTTAIIPWLKENYDYEVICCCVDVGQGNELDGLEERAKLSGATKLYIEDVVDEFVDDYVIPTVKADAVYENKYLLGTSFARPVIAKKLVEIARKEGAVAICHGATGKGNDQIRFELSIMALAPDIKIIAPWRELDTWKMDSREDEIQYCKDHGIDLPFSAENSYSRDRNLWHISHEGLELEDPAVEPDYNHLLVLGNSPEQAPEEGEYVTIAFESGAPVAVNGEKMKASDIIRKLNELGGKHGIGIIDIVENRVVGMKSRGVYETPGGTILMEAHQQLEELVLDRDTMAFKKIVAGKFADLVYEGKWFCPLREGLQSFIETVDKDVTGEVKFKLYKGNIIKAGTTSPHTLYSESLASFTTGDLYDHHDAEGFIRLFGLSMKVRALKDQGLAD